The Globicephala melas chromosome X, mGloMel1.2, whole genome shotgun sequence genome window below encodes:
- the CNGA2 gene encoding LOW QUALITY PROTEIN: cyclic nucleotide-gated channel alpha-2 (The sequence of the model RefSeq protein was modified relative to this genomic sequence to represent the inferred CDS: inserted 1 base in 1 codon; substituted 2 bases at 2 genomic stop codons), whose product MNSWRSCARGPSSGSAWRRSAATRRSRRCLRTRRKRWSSGKGTRMQSIQSETLRRAQMPCECPGPTWRMTEKANGVKSSLANNHSHHAPPAIKVNGEDDHRTSNRXPLVTPAPSSAADDDTSSELQRLQKRGGFCRIACLVGVIREWANKNFHEEEPRPDSFLERFCGPELQTVTTQQGDGKGDKDSEGKGSQACGRRVKKCELFVLDPAGDWHYRXLFVIAMPVLYNWCLLVARACDLQKDYCIVWLVLDYFSDVVYIADLFIRLRTGFLEQGLLVKDTKMLRDNYIHTLQFKLDVASIIPTDLIYFAVGIHRPELRFNRLLHFARMFEFFDRTETRTSHHNIFHISNLVLYILVIICWNACIYYAISKSIGFGVDTWVYSNIIDPEYGYLSRECIYCLYWSTLTLTTIGVTPPPVKDEEYLFVIFDFPIGVLIFATIVGNVGSMISNMNATRAEFQAKIDAVKLYMQFQKVSKEMEAKVIRWFDYLWTNKKSVDEREVLKKLPSKLRAEIAINVHLFTLKKVCIFQDCEAGLLVELVLKLHPQVFSPGDYXGGIGKEMYIIKEGKLAVVADDGVTQYALLLAGSCFGEISILNIKGSKTGNRRTANIRSLGYSDLFCLSKDDLMEAVTEYPDAKRVLEERGREILMKEGLLDENEVAASIEADVQKKLEQLETNMETLYTRFPCLLAEYPGAQQKLRQRIMVLETKMKQNNEDDYLSDGMNSPKPAAAEKP is encoded by the exons GCGAGTGTCCAGGACCCACTTGGAGG ATGACAGAAAAAGCCAATGGAGTGAAGAGCTCCCTAGCCAATAACCACAGCCATCATGCACCTCCTGCCATCAAGGTCAATGGCGAAGATGACCACAGGACCAGCAACAGGTGA cccTTGGTCacccctgctccttcctctgcggCCGACGATGACACCTCCTCAGAACTACAGAGGCTGCAGAAGAGGGGTGGCTTCTGCAG gATTGCCTGCCTGGTGGGGGTCATCAGAGAGTGGGCCAACAAGAATTTCCACGAGGAGGAGCCCAGACCTGACTCGTTCCTTGAGCGTTTCTGTGGGCCTGAGCTCCAGACCGTGACGACACAGCAAGGAGATGGCAAAGGCGACAAGGACAGCGAGGGCAAGGGCTCCCAAGCATGCGGTCGGAGGGT GAAGAAATGTGAACTATTTGTCTTGGACCCAGCTGGGGACTGGCACTACCGCTAGCTATTTGTCATCGCCATGCCTGTCCTCTACAACTGGTGCCTTCTGGTGGCCAG AGCCTGTGACCTACAGAAAGATTACTGCATAGTATGGCTGGTGCTGGACTACTTCTCAGATGTGGTCTACATCGCAGACCTCTTCATCCGATTGCGCACAG GTTTCCTGGAGCAGGGGCTGCTGGTCAAAGATACCAAGATGTTGCGGGACAACTACATCCACACCCTGCAGTTCAAGCTGGATGTGGCTTCCATCATCCCTACAGACCTGATCTATTTTGCTGTGGGCATCCACAGACCTGAGCTGCGCTTCAACCGCCTGCTACACTTTGCCCGGATGTTTGAGTTCTTTGACCGCACTGAGACACGCACCAGCCACCACAACATCTTCCACATCAGCAACCTGGTCCTCTACATCTTGGTCATCATCTGCTGGAATGCCTGCATCTACTACGCCATCTCCAAGTCCATTGGTTTTGGGGTCGACACCTGGGTTTACTCCAACATCATTGACCCTGAGTATGGCTACCTGTCTAGGGAATGCATCTATTGCCTTTACTGGTCTACACTGACCCTCACCACCATTGGGGTGACACCACCCCCCGTAAAAGATGAGGAGTACCtatttgtcatctttgatttcccgATTGGTGTCCTCATCTTTGCCACCATCGTGGGTAACGTGGGCTCCATGATCTCCAACATGAACGCCACCCGGGCTGAGTTCCAGGCCAAGATCGATGCCGTCAAACTCTATATGCAGTTCCAAAAGGTCAGCAAGGAGATGGAAGCCAAGGTCATTAGGTGGTTTGACTACCTCTGGACCAATAAGAAGAGTGTGGATGAGCGGGAAGTTCTCAAGAAGCTGCCATCCAAGCTGAGGGCTGAGATAGCCATCAACGTCCACCTGTTCACACTCAAGAAAGTGTGCATCTTTCAGGATTGTGaggctggcctgctggtggaGCTGGTATTAAAGCTCCATCCTCAGGTCTTCAGTCCTGGGGATT AAGGGGGTATTGGGAAGGAGATGTACATAATCAAGGAAGGAAAATTGGCAGTGGTGGCTGATGATGGTGTCACTCAGTATGCCCTGCTCTTGGCTGGGAGTTGCTTTGGAGAGATCAGTATTCTTAACATTAAAGGCAGCAAAACGGGCAATCGACGCACAGCCAATATCCGAAGCCTTGGCTACTCAGATCTCTTCTGCTTGTCCAAGGATGATCTTATGGAAGCTGTGACGGAGTACCCTGATGCCAAGAGGGTCTTGGAGGAGAGAGGCCGGGAGATCTTGATGAAGGAGGGATTGCTGGATGAGAATGAGGTGGCAGCCAGCATCGAGGCGGATGTGCAGAAGAAGCTAGAACAGCTGGAAACCAACATGGAGACCTTGTACACTCGCTTTCCCTGCCTGCTGGCTGAGTACCCAGGGGCCCAGCAGAAGCTCAGGCAGCGCATCATGGTTTTGGAAACCAAGATGAAGCAGAATAATGAGGATGACTACCTGTCAGATGGAATGAATAGCCCCAAGCCAGCTGCTGCTGAGAAGCCATAA